Proteins encoded in a region of the Uloborus diversus isolate 005 chromosome 1, Udiv.v.3.1, whole genome shotgun sequence genome:
- the LOC129220079 gene encoding adult-specific rigid cuticular protein 15.7-like produces MFCKIFVVSAILSAAAGALLPLSMHHAPQPYKFGYNIKDKHGDQYREEVGDGASGVKGSYGFSDARGVHRQVDYVADHAGFRAQVKTNEPGTANQDPAAVKMISSAPYAGPEVGLLGTGLVGAPAVLTAPGIFGVNGLGRGYGGLGYNDLGYASLGYGVNNGFLGRVGYARYGF; encoded by the exons ATGTTTTGCAAg attTTTGTCGTATCTGCTATTCTTTCTGCCGCAGCTGGTGCTTTATTACCACTG TCTATGCACCATGCTCCTCAACCATACAAGTTTGGATACAATATAAAGGATAAGCATGGAGATCAATACAGAGAGGAGGTGGGTGATGGAGCTAGTGGCGTGAAGGGCAGCTACGGATTCTCTGATGCCAGGGGCGTTCACAGACAGGTGGACTACGTTGCCGACCATGCCGGATTCAGGGCTCAAGTCAAGACCAACGAGCCTGGAACAGCCAATCAAGACCCTGCTGCCGTCAAGATGATCTCTTCTGCTCCATATGCCGGACCTGAAGTCGGACTCTTGGGCACCGGACTTGTGGGTGCACCTGCTGTCTTAACTGCACCAGGCATCTTTGGCGTCAACGGATTAGGACGAGGATATGGAGGATTGGGATACAATGATCTTGGATATGCTAGTCTTGGATATGGCGTCAACAATGGATTTCTTGGACGTGTAGGATACGCAAGATATGGTTTCTGA
- the LOC129220090 gene encoding adult-specific rigid cuticular protein 15.5-like: MNYKYLLTCMVCNTDKESCILAKCSECPGTDKLREILEAGWKDFEKDETDLKFSQWIFITAAIVACAVGSLVPLIFITAAIVACAVGSLVPLPAHHAPKPYKFGYNIKDKHGDQYREEVGDGASGVKGSYGFTDARGIHRQVDYVADHAGFRAQVKTNEPGTANQDPAAVKMISSAPYAGHEAGLLGAGLVGAPAVLAAPGIVGVNGLDLGYGGLGYNNLGYAGLGYGLNNALLGGLGYARYGY; this comes from the exons ATGAACTACAAGTATCTCCTCACTTGTATGGTCTGCAACACTGATAAAGAGTCTTGTATCCTTGCAAAGTGTAGTGAATGTCCAGGAACTGATAAGCTGCGGGAAATACTAGAAGCAGGATGGAAAGATTTTGAAAAGgatgaaacagatttaaaattttcacaatgg ATTTTCATCACCGCAGCTATCGTTGCATGTGCAGTTGGTTCTCTCGTACCATTG ATTTTCATCACCGCAGCTATCGTTGCATGTGCAGTTGGTTCTCTCGTACCATTG CCAGCACACCATGCTCCTAAACCATACAAATTTGGCTACAATATAAAGGATAAACATGGAGATCAATACAGAGAGGAAGTCGGAGACGGAGCCAGTGGCGTGAAGGGCAGCTACGGATTCACCGATGCCAGAGGCATCCACAGACAGGTAGACTACGTTGCCGACCATGCCGGATTCAGGGCTCAAGTCAAGACCAACGAGCCTGGCACAGCCAATCAGGATCCTGCTGCAGTCAAGATGATTTCTTCTGCTCCCTATGCCGGACATGAAGCCGGACTCTTGGGAGCCGGACTTGTAGGTGCACCTGCTGTCTTAGCTGCACCAGGAATCGTTGGCGTCAACGGATTGGACCTTGGATATGGAGGATTGGGGTACAATAACCTTGGATATGCTGGCCTGGGATATGGTCTCAACAATGCTCTGCTCGGAGGCCTGGGCTACGCACGATATGGATACTAA